The following are from one region of the Methanoculleus caldifontis genome:
- a CDS encoding DUF362 domain-containing protein: MAQPDDRDATVAVVRCEDYAPDEVDAAVRRAIELLGGIGRFVAPGESVLLKPNLLQGQEPERCVTTHPAVVAAVARLLAEHGCRVVIGDSPGAGIVYSEANLRRAYARSGFAAVAEETGAVLNYDTGSQTVPFPEGRVMKQFPIIAPALEADAIVVVSKVKTHMWTRMTGAAKNLFGLIPGLEKPVFHFRFRDEYAFGEMLVDLNECMKPRLQVVDAVIGMEGDGPQAGSPRKIGAILAGSDYAAVDTVLARLIGMDPLEIGSTRSAAARGLADPAAVRTVGDELAAFAVPDFKKPSTYAGGGAGPWRRVVLAVVQRFGRTYAPRPGVVAPACIGCGKCERICPVQAITIAEGRATIDLARCIRCYCCHEICTEHAIALSRSLTGRLLARLFG, from the coding sequence GTGGCGCAGCCGGACGACCGGGACGCGACCGTCGCGGTCGTCCGGTGCGAAGATTACGCGCCCGATGAGGTCGACGCGGCCGTCCGTCGCGCTATCGAGCTCCTCGGCGGCATCGGGAGGTTTGTTGCGCCGGGCGAAAGCGTCCTCCTCAAACCGAACCTCCTCCAGGGGCAGGAGCCGGAGCGGTGCGTCACCACGCACCCGGCGGTCGTGGCCGCCGTCGCCCGGCTCCTTGCAGAGCACGGCTGCCGGGTCGTCATCGGCGACAGCCCCGGCGCCGGGATCGTCTACAGCGAGGCGAACCTGCGGCGGGCATACGCCAGGTCCGGATTCGCCGCTGTGGCGGAAGAGACCGGGGCCGTCCTGAACTACGACACCGGTTCGCAGACCGTCCCGTTCCCCGAGGGGAGAGTGATGAAACAGTTCCCCATCATCGCCCCCGCCCTTGAGGCCGACGCGATCGTCGTCGTCTCCAAAGTCAAGACCCACATGTGGACCCGGATGACGGGGGCCGCAAAGAATCTCTTCGGCCTCATCCCGGGGCTCGAAAAGCCGGTCTTCCACTTCCGGTTCCGTGACGAGTACGCATTCGGGGAGATGCTCGTCGACCTCAACGAGTGCATGAAACCCCGGCTCCAGGTCGTAGACGCGGTTATCGGGATGGAGGGGGACGGCCCCCAGGCCGGCAGCCCGAGAAAGATCGGGGCGATCCTCGCCGGGAGCGACTACGCGGCCGTGGACACCGTCCTCGCGCGGCTCATCGGCATGGACCCGCTCGAGATCGGGTCCACCAGGAGCGCGGCCGCCCGCGGCCTCGCTGACCCCGCGGCAGTCCGGACGGTCGGGGACGAGCTGGCAGCGTTCGCGGTCCCGGATTTCAAAAAACCCTCGACCTACGCCGGCGGCGGGGCGGGCCCCTGGCGGCGGGTGGTCCTCGCGGTCGTCCAGCGGTTCGGGAGGACCTACGCCCCCCGCCCCGGCGTGGTCGCCCCTGCCTGCATCGGTTGCGGGAAGTGCGAGCGGATCTGCCCGGTCCAGGCGATCACCATCGCCGAAGGCAGGGCGACGATCGATCTGGCGCGCTGCATCCGGTGCTACTGCTGCCACGAGATCTGCACCGAGCACGCCATCGCCCTCTCCCGGAGTCTCACCGGGAGGCTCCTCGCCCGCCTGTTCGGTTGA
- a CDS encoding ribonuclease III family protein encodes MRLAAIREKLCTGLFGQKPLSGREPIGRDREAEVRALLARAPFGIAGISDAALPLYDRALTHRSCANGGEYPVAVVDDNERLEFLGNYVLDFIIADHLYGEYDLAPGEMNRRLQVTRNTKLAEIVLSQGLGIDGIIRRRGQALTDSVVADAFEALIGAIYLDRGLETARGVVLAIFEDEIADCDVHRNYRGRLQEYAARKNLGTIEYAYRQTGPGSCPVWAARVTVGGAPLGEGKAPTKQGAAMLAAREALAHLGEE; translated from the coding sequence ATGAGACTTGCCGCCATCCGCGAAAAACTCTGCACTGGCCTTTTTGGGCAGAAGCCCCTCTCAGGCAGGGAGCCTATCGGCCGCGACCGCGAAGCGGAGGTGCGCGCGCTCCTCGCCCGTGCCCCGTTCGGGATCGCCGGTATCAGCGACGCGGCCCTCCCGCTCTACGACCGGGCGCTGACCCACCGCTCCTGCGCGAACGGCGGGGAGTACCCGGTAGCGGTGGTCGACGACAACGAGCGGCTCGAGTTCCTGGGGAACTACGTCCTCGACTTCATCATCGCCGATCACCTCTACGGCGAGTACGATCTTGCGCCCGGCGAGATGAACCGGCGGCTCCAGGTGACCAGGAACACGAAGCTCGCCGAGATCGTGCTCAGCCAGGGCCTCGGGATCGACGGGATCATCAGGCGGCGGGGGCAGGCGCTGACCGACTCGGTCGTCGCCGACGCGTTCGAGGCCCTGATCGGCGCCATCTATCTCGACCGCGGCCTCGAGACGGCACGAGGCGTGGTGCTCGCCATCTTCGAAGACGAGATCGCGGATTGCGACGTCCACCGGAACTACCGGGGGAGGCTCCAGGAGTATGCCGCCCGCAAGAACCTCGGCACGATCGAGTACGCCTACCGCCAGACCGGTCCCGGGAGCTGCCCGGTCTGGGCCGCACGGGTGACCGTCGGGGGCGCCCCCCTCGGCGAAGGGAAGGCCCCGACCAAGCAGGGAGCGGCGATGCTTGCTGCACGAGAGGCGCTTGCCCATCTCGGGGAGGAGTGA
- a CDS encoding NADH-quinone oxidoreductase subunit 5 family protein, which produces MQTLLFLILFPILVACLLLFVKRTTLRYAVVALSALVIGGASIYLLIRYAFEGTVYFAAPSEAVSLAMVAIEMGLALFIVYMGAKFKNYLAIVLAAIQAALVVYLEGMFSGNLHAVNNLFIDQFSIIMALIIGLIGSLIAVYAVRYMETYHHHHPEVRDRQRMFFFVIFAFLAAMFGLVFSNNLLWIFFFWEVTTISSFLLIGYSETAEATKNAFRALVMNLLGGIALVVAIIILAATEATSGGIDLAQVLASGDTATILIPAVLIGFAGITKAALMPFSSWLLGAMVAPTPVSALLHSSTMVKAGVYILVRFSPVFAGTFAGFSIGLVGAVTFVVASAIAISQSNAKSVLAYSTIANLGLIAACAGVGSYMLVWAAILLIIFHAVAKSLLFLGTGAIEHRIGSRDIEDMEGLIVRMPKMAVMMFIGIAGMFLAPFGMLISKWAAIEAFVLTPFGLVFIVILAYGSAVTVFFWAKWMGKLVTVTRNQEKVEKGFFEEPWAPLYIITGLVAAVVLLFPVISSLLIEPYVLAIYGITARLGQANIAIMLLMLALLMVLPVSFLLFKRSAKHLPAYMSGRTATPDLHFAGSLGLTREAQTRNYYLNEYFGEAKLFLPGAVICAILILASWVLAGVAL; this is translated from the coding sequence TTGCAGACGCTGCTCTTCCTTATACTGTTCCCCATCCTCGTCGCATGTCTTTTGTTGTTCGTGAAGCGAACGACATTGCGCTACGCGGTGGTCGCCCTCTCGGCTCTCGTCATCGGCGGGGCATCGATATACCTGCTCATACGGTATGCGTTCGAAGGCACGGTTTACTTTGCCGCGCCGTCGGAGGCAGTAAGCCTCGCCATGGTGGCCATCGAGATGGGTCTCGCGCTCTTCATCGTCTATATGGGCGCAAAGTTCAAGAACTACCTGGCAATCGTGCTGGCCGCCATCCAGGCGGCGCTGGTGGTATACCTGGAGGGAATGTTCTCAGGTAACCTTCATGCGGTCAACAACCTCTTCATAGACCAGTTCTCGATCATCATGGCCCTGATCATAGGGCTCATCGGGAGTCTCATCGCCGTATACGCGGTCCGGTACATGGAGACGTATCACCACCACCACCCGGAGGTGCGCGACCGGCAGAGGATGTTCTTCTTCGTCATCTTCGCCTTCCTTGCCGCGATGTTCGGCCTGGTCTTCTCCAACAACCTCCTCTGGATCTTCTTCTTCTGGGAGGTCACCACCATCAGCTCGTTCCTGCTGATCGGCTACTCGGAGACCGCGGAGGCGACGAAGAACGCCTTCCGCGCCCTGGTGATGAACCTTCTCGGCGGAATCGCGCTCGTCGTGGCGATCATCATCCTCGCCGCAACCGAGGCGACGAGCGGGGGCATCGATCTCGCCCAGGTCCTCGCCTCCGGCGATACCGCCACCATCCTCATCCCGGCCGTCCTGATCGGGTTTGCCGGTATCACGAAGGCCGCGCTGATGCCCTTCTCCTCCTGGCTCCTCGGCGCGATGGTGGCCCCGACCCCGGTCTCGGCCCTGCTCCACTCGAGCACCATGGTCAAGGCCGGCGTCTACATCCTGGTCCGGTTCTCGCCGGTCTTTGCCGGGACGTTCGCCGGGTTCTCGATCGGCCTCGTCGGCGCCGTGACCTTCGTCGTCGCGTCCGCGATCGCGATATCGCAGAGCAACGCAAAGTCGGTCCTCGCCTACTCGACGATAGCAAACCTCGGCCTGATAGCCGCCTGTGCGGGTGTCGGGAGTTACATGCTCGTCTGGGCCGCAATCCTCCTGATCATCTTCCACGCCGTCGCGAAATCGCTCCTCTTCCTCGGCACCGGCGCGATCGAGCACCGGATCGGGAGCAGAGATATCGAGGACATGGAAGGACTGATCGTCCGGATGCCCAAGATGGCAGTGATGATGTTCATCGGGATCGCCGGCATGTTCCTTGCGCCGTTCGGCATGCTGATCTCCAAGTGGGCGGCGATCGAGGCGTTCGTCCTGACCCCCTTCGGCCTCGTCTTCATCGTCATCCTCGCCTACGGGAGCGCCGTCACGGTCTTCTTCTGGGCGAAATGGATGGGCAAACTCGTCACGGTCACCCGGAACCAGGAGAAGGTCGAGAAAGGGTTCTTTGAGGAGCCCTGGGCCCCGCTCTATATCATCACCGGCCTCGTGGCAGCGGTCGTCCTCCTCTTCCCGGTCATCTCCTCGCTGCTGATCGAGCCCTACGTGCTTGCCATCTACGGCATCACGGCACGCCTCGGCCAGGCGAACATCGCCATCATGCTCCTGATGCTGGCCCTGCTCATGGTCCTCCCGGTCTCGTTCCTCCTCTTCAAGAGGAGCGCAAAGCACCTCCCGGCCTACATGAGCGGGAGGACCGCGACGCCGGACCTGCACTTCGCAGGCTCTCTCGGCCTGACCCGGGAAGCCCAGACGCGGAACTATTACCTGAACGAGTACTTCGGCGAGGCGAAACTCTTCCTCCCCGGAGCGGTGATCTGCGCCATCCTCATCCTTGCATCGTGGGTCCTTGCGGGGGTGGCCCTATGA
- the mcrA gene encoding coenzyme-B sulfoethylthiotransferase subunit alpha, whose product MAKIERSQKLFLKALKEKFQGQDVESETAEFYKFNGVRQSPRKMEFMKASRAVEMDRGISMYDPERCHLGGIPMGQRQLMTYEVSGTGVFVEGDDLHFVNNAAMQQMWDDIRRTVIVGMDLAHQTLQKRLGKEVTPETINEYLHILNHAMPGGAVVQEHMVETHPGLVDDCFVKVFTGDQELADDIEPQFLLNIEKLFPAKQAEELKAEIGKSMYQAIHIPTAVSRTCDGGTTSRWSAMQIGMSFIAAYRMCAGEAAVADLSYAAKHAGVVNMGSVLPARRARGPNEPGGIKFGLFADIVQANRKYPNDPAKAALEVVGAGTMLYDQIWLGSYMSGGVGFTQYATAAYTDNILDEFTYYGMDYVKDKYNVDWKNPSPSDKVKPTQEIVNDMATEVTLNAMEQYEQFPTMMEDHFGGSQRAGVIAAASGLTTSIATGNSNAGLNAWYLSMLLHKDGWSRLGFFGYDLQDQCGSANSLSMESDRGLMGELRGPNYPNYAMNVGHQGEYAAIVAGAHYGRSDAFCYSPLVKVCFADPALKFDFAEPRREFAKGAIREFMPAGERSLIVPAR is encoded by the coding sequence ATGGCAAAGATTGAGAGATCCCAGAAACTGTTCCTGAAGGCGCTCAAGGAGAAGTTCCAGGGGCAGGACGTCGAGTCCGAGACCGCCGAGTTCTACAAGTTCAACGGCGTCCGGCAGTCTCCCCGCAAGATGGAGTTCATGAAGGCAAGCCGTGCCGTCGAGATGGACCGCGGCATCTCCATGTACGACCCCGAACGCTGCCACCTCGGCGGTATCCCGATGGGCCAGCGCCAGCTGATGACCTACGAAGTCTCCGGCACCGGTGTCTTCGTGGAGGGTGACGACCTGCACTTCGTCAACAACGCTGCAATGCAGCAGATGTGGGACGACATCCGGCGGACCGTCATCGTCGGCATGGACCTCGCCCACCAGACCCTGCAGAAGCGTCTCGGCAAGGAAGTTACTCCTGAGACCATCAACGAGTACCTCCACATCTTAAACCACGCGATGCCCGGCGGCGCCGTCGTCCAGGAACACATGGTCGAGACCCACCCCGGCCTCGTCGACGACTGTTTCGTCAAGGTCTTCACCGGCGACCAGGAACTCGCTGACGACATCGAGCCCCAGTTCCTCCTGAACATCGAGAAGCTCTTCCCTGCAAAGCAGGCCGAGGAACTCAAGGCCGAGATCGGCAAGAGCATGTACCAGGCGATCCACATCCCGACCGCGGTCTCCAGGACCTGCGACGGTGGAACGACCTCCCGGTGGTCTGCAATGCAGATCGGTATGTCCTTCATCGCCGCGTACCGCATGTGCGCCGGCGAAGCGGCAGTCGCCGACCTCTCCTACGCTGCAAAGCACGCAGGCGTCGTCAACATGGGCTCTGTCCTGCCCGCCCGGCGTGCCCGTGGCCCGAACGAGCCCGGTGGCATCAAGTTCGGTCTCTTCGCCGATATCGTCCAGGCGAACCGGAAGTACCCCAATGACCCCGCCAAGGCTGCCCTTGAGGTCGTCGGCGCCGGAACCATGCTCTACGACCAGATCTGGCTCGGCTCCTACATGTCCGGCGGTGTCGGATTCACCCAGTACGCGACCGCGGCCTACACCGACAACATCCTCGACGAGTTCACCTACTACGGTATGGACTACGTCAAGGACAAGTACAACGTCGACTGGAAGAACCCGAGCCCCAGCGACAAGGTCAAGCCGACCCAGGAGATCGTCAACGACATGGCGACCGAGGTCACCCTCAACGCCATGGAGCAGTACGAGCAGTTCCCGACCATGATGGAGGACCACTTCGGCGGGTCCCAGCGTGCCGGTGTCATCGCCGCCGCATCCGGTCTCACGACCTCCATCGCGACCGGAAACTCCAACGCCGGTCTGAACGCCTGGTACCTCTCCATGCTCCTGCACAAGGACGGATGGTCGCGTCTCGGCTTCTTCGGCTACGACCTCCAGGACCAGTGCGGTTCCGCGAACTCGCTCTCCATGGAGTCCGACCGCGGTCTGATGGGCGAACTGCGTGGCCCGAACTACCCGAACTACGCGATGAACGTCGGACACCAGGGCGAGTACGCCGCAATCGTCGCGGGTGCTCACTACGGCCGCAGCGATGCGTTCTGCTACAGCCCGCTCGTGAAGGTCTGCTTCGCCGACCCGGCCCTGAAGTTCGACTTCGCCGAGCCCCGCCGCGAGTTCGCGAAGGGTGCGATCCGCGAGTTCATGCCTGCCGGCGAGCGCTCGCTCATCGTCCCGGCCAGGTAA
- the mcrB gene encoding coenzyme-B sulfoethylthiotransferase subunit beta, which yields MAKYTETIDLYSDDGKLLKSGVTLDRISPLVNPATGKIIDLTKRTISVNLGGIQDALKTGKLGKGKIKGRELDLPIMENKDAIVAKIKDMMQVTEGDDTEILEFNGGKLLLVQVPTKRLVNASTYDAAITSVAAATTFAIVDQFNVDAFNASTVKAACWGGYPHTQDMEGALVASILTIPQNNEGIGYALRNIPVNHTVMMTGKNALQGAALASTLETAGIFEMGSAVGPFERAQLLAYAYQGLNANNMVYDLVKANGETGTVGTVVQSLVERAIEDKVIFPGKKGGYFQFYDTKDPMLWNAYAAAGTMAATIVNCGAGRFAQAVSATLLYFNDLLEHETGLPSTDYGRVMGTAVGFSFFSHSIYGGGGPGIFNGNHVVTRHANGVAIPCVVAAAALDAGTQMFSPESTSKLFADTYGKIDVFNKPINQIANGA from the coding sequence ATGGCTAAATACACGGAAACAATCGACCTCTATTCTGACGACGGGAAGCTGCTCAAGAGCGGCGTCACCCTCGACAGAATCAGCCCGCTGGTTAACCCGGCCACAGGTAAGATCATCGACCTGACCAAGAGAACGATCAGCGTCAACCTCGGAGGAATCCAGGACGCACTCAAGACCGGCAAGCTTGGCAAGGGCAAGATCAAGGGAAGAGAACTCGACCTCCCCATCATGGAGAACAAGGACGCCATCGTCGCCAAGATCAAGGACATGATGCAGGTTACCGAAGGCGACGACACGGAGATCCTGGAGTTCAACGGCGGCAAGCTTCTGCTCGTCCAGGTCCCGACGAAGCGCCTGGTCAACGCGTCCACCTACGACGCCGCGATCACCTCGGTCGCAGCAGCGACCACCTTCGCGATCGTCGACCAGTTCAACGTCGACGCCTTCAACGCATCCACCGTCAAGGCGGCCTGCTGGGGCGGCTACCCCCACACCCAGGACATGGAAGGCGCGCTTGTCGCCTCGATCCTGACCATCCCCCAGAACAACGAGGGTATCGGCTACGCACTCCGGAACATCCCGGTCAACCACACCGTCATGATGACCGGCAAGAACGCCCTCCAGGGTGCAGCACTCGCATCCACCCTCGAGACCGCCGGTATCTTTGAGATGGGATCCGCCGTCGGGCCGTTCGAGCGCGCCCAGCTGCTCGCGTACGCCTACCAGGGCCTGAACGCGAACAACATGGTCTACGACCTCGTCAAGGCTAACGGCGAGACCGGAACCGTCGGTACCGTCGTCCAGAGCCTGGTCGAGCGCGCCATCGAGGACAAGGTCATCTTCCCCGGCAAGAAGGGCGGCTACTTCCAGTTCTACGACACGAAGGACCCCATGCTCTGGAACGCCTACGCAGCTGCAGGAACCATGGCGGCCACCATCGTCAACTGTGGTGCCGGACGGTTCGCCCAGGCAGTCTCCGCGACGCTCCTCTACTTCAACGACCTGCTCGAGCACGAGACCGGTCTTCCGAGCACCGACTACGGCCGTGTCATGGGTACCGCTGTCGGGTTCTCGTTCTTCAGCCACTCGATCTACGGCGGTGGCGGCCCCGGTATCTTCAACGGCAACCACGTCGTGACCCGCCATGCAAACGGCGTGGCAATCCCGTGTGTGGTCGCTGCGGCGGCGCTCGACGCCGGAACCCAGATGTTCTCGCCCGAGAGCACTTCGAAGCTCTTCGCCGACACCTACGGCAAGATCGATGTGTTCAACAAGCCGATCAACCAGATCGCAAACGGAGCCTGA
- a CDS encoding respiratory chain complex I subunit 1 family protein, giving the protein MTWTWLIGAVLFLVLAPIAGGLIAGIDRKITARMQGRVGPPLLQPFYDVGKLFEKERAVVTTAQNFYVLAYLIFIALSGALFFAGEDLLLIIFAFTLAHVFLVLGAYAVHSPYSHIGAERELIQLMAYEPMIILAAVGLYMVTNSFLVADIATTAVPAIIYLPGVFLGFVTILTIKLRKSPFDISTSHHAHQEIVKGITTEFSGSTLAQVEIAHWYENVFLLGFIYLFFAWNPVIGIIAVAVTYLAEIFVDNVTARVRWQAALKSGWVVAGGLGILNLAILSYMMTGGA; this is encoded by the coding sequence ATGACCTGGACCTGGCTCATCGGGGCGGTCCTCTTCCTGGTCCTCGCGCCCATAGCGGGCGGCCTCATCGCAGGAATCGACCGGAAGATCACCGCGCGGATGCAGGGGAGGGTCGGACCGCCGCTCCTGCAACCCTTCTACGATGTAGGGAAGCTCTTCGAGAAGGAGAGGGCCGTCGTCACCACGGCGCAGAACTTCTACGTCCTCGCCTACCTGATCTTCATCGCCCTCTCCGGCGCGCTCTTCTTCGCGGGAGAGGACCTGCTGCTGATCATCTTCGCCTTCACGCTCGCGCACGTCTTCCTGGTGCTCGGAGCCTACGCGGTCCACTCGCCGTACAGCCACATCGGGGCCGAGCGTGAACTGATCCAGCTGATGGCCTACGAACCGATGATCATCCTTGCGGCCGTCGGGCTCTACATGGTCACGAACAGCTTCCTCGTCGCCGATATCGCGACAACGGCGGTTCCGGCCATCATCTACCTGCCCGGTGTCTTCCTCGGCTTTGTGACCATCCTCACGATCAAGCTCCGGAAGTCTCCTTTCGACATCTCGACGTCGCACCACGCGCACCAGGAGATCGTCAAAGGCATCACGACCGAGTTCTCGGGCTCAACGCTCGCCCAGGTCGAGATCGCCCACTGGTACGAGAACGTCTTCCTCCTCGGGTTCATCTACCTCTTCTTTGCCTGGAACCCCGTGATCGGGATCATCGCGGTCGCGGTCACGTATCTGGCAGAGATCTTCGTCGACAACGTCACGGCGCGGGTGCGGTGGCAGGCGGCGCTGAAGAGCGGGTGGGTCGTGGCAGGAGGTCTCGGGATCCTGAACCTGGCGATCCTCTCCTATATGATGACTGGAGGTGCATGA
- the mcrD gene encoding methyl-coenzyme M reductase operon protein D, protein MNAAFPQVRIVPRRMLKPDTAERLLNMLAGVAGIRRLMIHGPGLPKKVPYGPARGNPNPHSDRKAIHVGDAEIALRISAGEVILEVEDASVIEEIRSLCDGFFTEFPYQLQEGRFMKTAPTLVDYAKYGPDADTSLIGLADPRNGEGPVIVRTER, encoded by the coding sequence ATGAACGCCGCATTTCCACAGGTCAGGATTGTGCCCAGAAGGATGCTCAAGCCTGACACCGCAGAACGCCTGCTCAATATGCTCGCTGGTGTCGCCGGCATTCGCCGGCTGATGATCCACGGCCCCGGCCTGCCAAAGAAAGTCCCGTACGGGCCGGCACGGGGAAACCCGAACCCGCACTCCGACCGCAAAGCGATCCATGTCGGCGACGCCGAGATCGCGCTGCGGATCTCTGCGGGCGAGGTTATCCTGGAGGTAGAGGACGCCTCCGTCATCGAGGAGATCCGGTCGCTCTGCGACGGCTTCTTCACGGAGTTCCCTTACCAGCTTCAAGAGGGCAGGTTCATGAAGACCGCTCCGACGCTCGTGGACTACGCAAAGTATGGACCCGACGCCGATACGTCGCTCATCGGCCTTGCGGACCCCCGGAACGGGGAAGGCCCGGTGATCGTCCGGACAGAGCGGTGA
- the dinB gene encoding DNA polymerase IV, whose translation MTTGGRIILHVDMDSFFASVEVRRDPSLAGRPVIVGADPKGGTGRGVVSTCSYEARRYGVRSGMPISRAYDLCPHGVYLPVDRPLYAGASAEIMAILSRHADRIEQVSIDEAYLDVSSAGSFPAARALAAAIKREVREEAGLTCSVGVAPGKAVAKIASDYEKPDGLTIVAPEEVAGFLAPLPVEKIPGIGRKTGEDLRQMGVLTVGDLARCDVQDLISRFGRAGIQMHRLARGIDDREVRDRGGCRSVSRETTFDADTADPSTLSGTLLDLAGDVAGTLAADGLRCRTVTVKVRYRGFETHTRSRTLERFSDDPGAIRRAASALLLPFLNGRPVRLIGVRLSTLEGGRTRQASIDEFLS comes from the coding sequence GTGACGACCGGCGGTCGGATCATCCTGCACGTGGACATGGACAGTTTCTTCGCCTCCGTGGAGGTCCGCCGCGACCCGTCTCTTGCCGGGAGGCCGGTGATCGTCGGCGCCGACCCGAAGGGAGGGACGGGTCGGGGGGTCGTGAGCACCTGCTCGTATGAGGCCCGGCGTTACGGGGTCCGCTCCGGCATGCCCATATCGCGGGCGTACGACCTCTGCCCGCACGGTGTCTACCTCCCGGTGGACCGGCCGCTCTATGCCGGTGCCTCAGCGGAGATCATGGCGATCCTCTCCCGGCACGCCGACCGGATCGAGCAGGTGAGCATCGACGAGGCCTACCTCGACGTCAGCTCCGCCGGGAGTTTCCCGGCGGCGAGGGCGCTTGCCGCCGCGATCAAGCGGGAGGTCCGCGAAGAGGCGGGGCTCACCTGCTCCGTCGGCGTCGCCCCGGGCAAGGCCGTCGCGAAGATCGCCTCCGACTACGAAAAGCCCGACGGGCTGACGATCGTCGCCCCGGAGGAGGTCGCGGGGTTCCTCGCCCCCCTCCCGGTCGAGAAGATCCCCGGCATCGGGAGGAAGACCGGCGAGGATCTCCGGCAGATGGGGGTCCTGACCGTCGGCGACCTTGCCCGGTGTGACGTCCAGGACCTTATCTCCCGGTTCGGGAGGGCCGGCATCCAGATGCACCGCCTCGCCCGGGGTATCGACGACCGCGAGGTGCGGGACCGGGGAGGGTGCCGGTCCGTCTCCCGCGAGACGACGTTCGACGCGGATACCGCCGACCCCTCCACCCTCTCGGGGACTCTCCTGGACCTCGCCGGCGACGTCGCGGGCACCCTCGCGGCGGACGGCCTGCGGTGCCGGACCGTCACCGTCAAGGTCAGGTACCGGGGATTCGAGACGCACACCCGGTCGAGGACGCTGGAGCGGTTTAGTGACGATCCGGGGGCGATCCGGCGGGCTGCATCCGCCCTGCTCCTCCCGTTCCTCAACGGCCGGCCCGTCAGGCTCATCGGGGTCAGGCTCTCGACGCTCGAGGGGGGCCGGACCCGGCAGGCATCGATCGACGAGTTCCTCTCCTGA
- a CDS encoding HIT family protein, which yields MPCPFCNPAPEDIVAANDLCYARYDIHPVSPGHLLVIPFRHVPSYFDTTEDERMALAHLVDECRDLADRERHPDGYNIGVNVGEAAGQNVMHVHIHFIPRYRGDAPGEHEGGVRGVLPCRPE from the coding sequence ATGCCATGCCCGTTCTGCAACCCGGCCCCGGAGGATATCGTCGCCGCAAACGACCTCTGTTACGCCCGCTACGACATCCACCCGGTCAGCCCCGGCCACCTGCTCGTGATCCCGTTCCGGCACGTCCCCAGTTACTTCGATACGACCGAAGACGAGAGGATGGCGCTTGCACACCTTGTCGATGAATGCCGGGACCTCGCCGACCGCGAACGGCACCCCGACGGCTACAACATCGGCGTCAACGTCGGGGAGGCCGCGGGGCAGAACGTCATGCATGTCCATATCCACTTCATCCCGCGCTACCGGGGCGATGCTCCCGGAGAGCACGAAGGGGGCGTGCGGGGCGTCCTGCCGTGCAGGCCGGAGTGA
- the mcrG gene encoding coenzyme-B sulfoethylthiotransferase subunit gamma: protein MAYKPQYGPGTSIVAENRRKQMNPKQKLEKVRSVTDEDIVLILGHRAPGSAYPSAHPPLAEQQEVDCPMRKLVKPTEGAQAGDRVRYIQFADSMFNAPSQPYQRTYTEMYRFRGIDPGTLSGRQIVECRERDLEKYSKELIETEMFDPALVGIRGATVHGHSLRLAEDGMMFDMLQRNVLGEDGIVKYVKNQIGEPLDRAVAVGKPMDEKWLKAHTTIFHSLVGTAYRDDAEYVEYVQRIHSLRTKYGFMPKEE from the coding sequence ATGGCATACAAGCCCCAGTACGGTCCCGGGACATCGATTGTCGCCGAGAACCGTCGCAAACAGATGAACCCCAAGCAGAAGCTTGAGAAGGTTCGCTCCGTAACGGATGAGGACATCGTGCTGATCCTCGGCCACCGCGCTCCCGGATCGGCATACCCGAGTGCTCACCCGCCGCTCGCCGAGCAGCAGGAAGTCGACTGCCCGATGCGCAAGCTCGTCAAGCCCACCGAGGGTGCACAGGCCGGCGACCGCGTCCGCTACATCCAGTTCGCGGACTCGATGTTCAACGCCCCCTCGCAGCCCTACCAGCGGACCTACACCGAGATGTACCGCTTCCGTGGTATCGACCCCGGTACGCTCTCCGGTCGTCAGATCGTCGAGTGCCGCGAGCGCGACCTCGAGAAGTACTCCAAGGAACTCATCGAGACCGAGATGTTCGACCCCGCTCTCGTCGGCATCCGTGGCGCGACCGTGCACGGCCACTCGCTCCGTCTCGCTGAAGACGGCATGATGTTCGACATGCTCCAGAGGAACGTCCTCGGTGAGGATGGCATCGTCAAGTACGTCAAGAACCAGATCGGCGAGCCCCTCGACCGTGCGGTTGCCGTCGGCAAGCCCATGGACGAGAAGTGGCTCAAGGCCCACACGACGATCTTCCACTCGCTCGTCGGAACCGCCTACCGTGACGACGCCGAATACGTCGAATATGTCCAGCGCATCCACTCGCTGCGCACGAAATACGGCTTCATGCCGAAAGAGGAGTGA